The nucleotide sequence TTGTAAGCAGGATTGTTGTAGTCTGCATTTTCCTTGAAATActgcaccaccaccaccaccaaggcCAAAATGTGCCAAACAGTGAGAGAGAAatctaaaatggagaaataaattcagtttttcaactccaatcGTGAGGCAGAAACTAGGAAGAAGACGCACCTTGTGATGGACAATTGATTCATCAAATGCACATCCAAGCGGATAGGTATCACCTGAGATATTGATTGTGGGTAAGTGGCTAAGGAAAATGGGAAGAATCACTGAACGAAGGGTGGATGATTGATCAAAGATTCACAGCTTAATTAGATATGGCATGGCACATGACATACCTACAACAGCCCATTGAGGAAGCTCCCCAAAGCTGGGATGAAGAAGAACCTTTCCAAGATCTGCAAAATCAATGATCACCCCACTTCAAATAAAGGCCTAAATATGGCATCTGACCCAATAAATTCAATCCCATGTTGTGGATTGGGCTGGGCCTGGGCCATGAATAAGGTTCAACATGTGACCCCATTAACATTTTAACACAAAACTTGATAATGCAAAAAACAACAgttttgttgatgatgatggtgacaGTTTTCAGAGTAAAATTAGTGTGAGAACAATTAGGGCACATACCATGAATGAGGCCAGTCAAGTGCAGCCAATCTTCATTGGGATAATCTCTTCTGATGGCTTCAGCTGTCTGCAACAAGTGCTCAATCTGGGGTTCATCTAAGTCTGGATCACTCTCATCAACCACATCATTAAGCAGCTCACAGCATTCCCATATGCTCATCTCCACCTTGTCCAAtttcccataattttctctCATCCTCTTCACCTGCATCCAATTAAAttaaacccaacccaacccaacaaaTTAATCAgttagaaagaaaaagaaaaagaaaacgaaAAAGGTGGTGTTTGGtcaaaatgaaaatttctaggacagatagatagatagatagatagatagatagatagatctGCTTACAAAGTCCACTGATTGGCTAATGTGATTGATGCGGTAGAAATTCTCCACACCTTCTTGCCTTGCACTTTCCGCATCATAATCCCTGTTTTTCCCATCTTCATGTTagatcaattttattttattttttttaagatttttattttacatataaaagaaCATATAAGGGCTGGGCCACTTATGGGCCTCACTGTATTTGGGCCTGGTTCAGGAGTCCATCGTCAAAGTTCCATTACCGGCtctgggtttgggtttggggaTTAGAGAGAAACATCATTATACATCCTTTTCATTAGCTTTCCGTTCAGCCAAACAGTCCTTAGCGCTTAATCCTTTTCGTATGTTCAActtattaacatttttatttaacgATTTTGATGAGGAGAGTGGTAACCTAAAGCCGTGGCCGAATGAGTTGTTCTCCGGCACCAGAAAACTGCCTTCCGGCAGAGTAAAACCGCCGTCCAACACCAACTCCTTTTCGTTGTTTTGGATCTTCTCCTCCGCCTCAATGCCtggatttaaaattaaactcaataaataaataaataaaacgatccaaaattccaaaaatataaaagaaaataaatacaacttCACAGTccaacaaattttcaaaaaacaaaacCCAGATCTGTTCACCGACGAACGAACATCGAGCAGATCTCCGGCAGTTCGCGAtcaaaaaaatcagaaaaaaagggaagaaaacgCCATAATCCTCAGAAACACCGAGAAAAATTAAATCACCGAAAACCAggcgaaaaaaaaaaacaaggaaattACCAAAGTGATCAGGCTGATCAATGATGATCGTCATGtcgaagacgaagaagaagagggcgAATTCGAATcggagaaaaataaaagcagTAAAAAGGAACGTAGTACTGGTAGAGCAGTTGATGCATTGATGGGTTTGGTAAAAGATCCGTATTTATAATAGCCGGCGAGTCCTTCCCTGAGAATTTGGAGCCTCCGAGTCCTTCCCTGAAAATCTAAAACTTTCTATCCCctctttttcaatttcatttattcATTATATTTGCAAGTGGGTTTGACATACACGCATATatagatacatacatacatgcatgcatacgtgcggatctctatctctctctatgtacgtataatatatagatatatgtatatacgtacAGAGCCATGCAAGTTGGCAGCGATTATTAGGCGAAAAGTACTCTCGCTGCTGCCAACTTACTTCTCTCtctagattttttattttctctctctatatctaTATCTGCAATCTGTATGTATGTAAATCGGCTTGGATATTTATGAGGGGGTGGGGCCCACGTCCTCATCAGGGATGAGTCAGCATCGATCGGGAGGTCACATCTGATCGTGGGAATGGACGGTCCGGAATGAAGACCAGGGGTTGAGTGGGGCTCACTGACGTGGAGTCTAGTCAAGGACCGTGactttccttctcttccttccATTACTTTGGGCACTCTCTTGGACGCACTTGCCACT is from Diospyros lotus cultivar Yz01 chromosome 2, ASM1463336v1, whole genome shotgun sequence and encodes:
- the LOC127793764 gene encoding inositol oxygenase 1-like, with protein sequence MTIIIDQPDHFGIEAEEKIQNNEKELVLDGGFTLPEGSFLVPENNSFGHGFRDYDAESARQEGVENFYRINHISQSVDFVKRMRENYGKLDKVEMSIWECCELLNDVVDESDPDLDEPQIEHLLQTAEAIRRDYPNEDWLHLTGLIHDLGKVLLHPSFGELPQWAVVGDTYPLGCAFDESIVHHKYFKENADYNNPAYNTKYGIYFEGCGLNNVMMSWGHDDYMYLVAKENKTTLPSAALFIIRYHSFYALHRSGAYKHLMNEEDTENLKWLQIFNKYDLYSKSKVRIDVERVKPYYLSLIKKYFPEKLRW